The following coding sequences are from one Lolium rigidum isolate FL_2022 chromosome 6, APGP_CSIRO_Lrig_0.1, whole genome shotgun sequence window:
- the LOC124662365 gene encoding probable glucomannan 4-beta-mannosyltransferase 6 gives MQQGGEHHQAAALLASAGDAFALEVNRIVVSFSPVVYSVLEQLLRAWSFLAVPLLRGAVTLCMVMSVMVLAEKVFLGTVAGVANVFGRRRRRPRKAGRSVRRGVDPAVLLDEEAGGGGSASFPMVLVQIPMYNEREVYQLSIGAACRLTWPADRLIVQVLDDSTDATIKELVRAECERWACSGVDVRYEARNDRAGYKAGNLTEGMRHGYARSCEFVAIFDADFQPAPEFLADTVPLLLRDPRLALVQTRWEFVNADECLLTRMQEMSMDYHFKVEQQAGSSLCSFFGYNGSAGVWRRQAIEESGGWDDRTTAEDMDLALRAALLGWEFVYVGAVKVKSELPSSLKAYRSQQHRWSCGPALLFKKMFWEILAAKEVSIWKKFYIVYDFFVARRIVSTFFTFFFFSVLLPAKLLFPQVAIPTWEMIYIPTVTTLLNSVGIPQRSLHLVVPWMTFENAMALHRFKAILIGLFEAGRANEWIVTHKSGNVGQKVKSVTPGDYLKQRFHGMELLMGALLLVSGCYDFLYGHGYFYLFALPQSIMYFMIGFEILGVSACS, from the exons ATGCAACAAG GTGGTGAGCATCACCAGGCGGCGGCGTTGCTCGCATCCGCCGGCGACGCGTTCGCGCTCGAGGTGAACCGGATAGTTGTCTCATTCTCCCCCGTGGTGTACTCCGTGCTGGAGCAGCTGCTCCGGGCGTGGAGCTTCCTCGCCGTGCCGCTTCTCAGAGGCGCGGTGACGCTGTGCATGGTCATGTCGGTGATGGTGCTCGCCGAGAAGGTCTTCCTCGGGACGGTCGCCGGCGTCGCCAACGTGTTCGGAAGGCGCCGGCGGCGTCCGCGGAAGGCGGGGAGGAGCGTGCGAAGGGGCGTCGACCCGGCCGTCCTGCTGGACGAggaggctggcggcggcggctctgcgtCATTTCCCATGGTGCTCGTCCAGATCCCCATGTACAACGAGAGAGAG GTGTACCAGCTATCAATAGGTGCAGCCTGCAGGCTCACGTGGCCGGCAGACCGATTAATTGTGCAGGTCCTCGACGACTCCACCGACGCCACCATCAAG GAGCTGGTGAGGGCGGAATGCGAGCGCTGGGCATGCAGCGGGGTGGACGTCAGGTACGAGGCCCGCAACGACAGGGCGGGCTACAAGGCCGGCAACCTGACGGAGGGGATGCGGCACGGCTACGCCCGCAGCTGCGAGTTCGTCGCCATCTTCGACGCCGACTTCCAGCCGGCGCCGGAGTTCCTCGCCGACACcgtccctctcctcctccgcgaCCCCCGCCTCGCGCTCGTGCAGACGCGCTGGGAGTTCG TGAACGCGGACGAGTGTTTGCTGACGAGGATGCAGGAGATGTCCATGGACTACCATTTCAAGGTGGAGCAGCAGGCAGGGTCCTCACTCTGCAGCTTCTTCGGCTACAACG GTAGTGCCGGAGTATGGAGAAGGCAGGCGATCGAGGAATCCGGCGGATGGGATGATCGGACGACGGCGGAGGATATGGACTTGGCACTCAGAGCAGCGCTCCTCGGCTGGGAATTTGTTTACGTTGGCGCCGTCAAG GTCAAGAGCGAGCTGCCCAGCTCTCTCAAGGCATACCGGTCCCAGCAGCACCGCTGGTCCTGCGGGCCCGCTCTCCTCTTCAAGAAAATGTTCTGGGAAATCCTCGCCGCTAAG GAAGTTTCAATCTGGAAGAAGTTTTACATCGTTTACGACTTCTTCGTTGCACGGAGGATCGTGTCGAccttcttcaccttcttctttTTCAGCGTGCTACTCCCGGCCAAGCTCTTGTTCCCACAGGTTGCCATCCCAACATGGGAGATGATCTACATCCCCACGGTCACAACACTCCTTAACTCAGTTGGGATTCCACAACGCTCTCTCCATCTAGTCGTACCATGGATGACGTTCGAGAATGCCATGGCGTTGCACAGGTTTAAGGCCATCCTCATCGGGCTTTTCGAGGCTGGCAGGGCCAACGAGTGGATCGTCACGCACAAGTCGGGGAATGTTGGCCAAAAAGTGAAATCCGTTACACCGGGTGATTACCTCAAACAAAG GTTCCATGGCATGGAGCTGTTGATGGGCG